The nucleotide sequence GCTCCAGACACTCCAAGCTGGAAAAAGCAGACATCCTGGAGATGACTGTGAAGCACCTGAGGAACCTGCAGCGCGTGCAGATGAGCGGTAAGTTCTGCTCGGAATCGAATGATCTTCAGAAGCGACAGAAACGTCACTAAACGTCTCCTCTTTCGCCGTGTTTCCCGCCAGCAGCGCTCTCAGCTGACGCCTCGGTCCTGAGCAAATACAGAGCCGGATTCAACGAGTGCATGAACGAGGTCACCCGCTTCCTGTCCACCTCTGAGGGGGTGAACACGGAAGTCAGGTCGAGGCTCCTCAGCCACCTGTCCAGCTGCATGAGTCAGATGATGTCCATGAACTACCCCCAGCAGACTCCGTCCCAGCCGGCGCACCTGGCTCAGCCGCTCCACGTGCAGCTCCCGTCCTCTCTGCCCATCGGCGGCGCGGCCATGGCCTCCAAGCTCAGCCCCGCCGAAGCCGTGTCCCCCAAAGTCTTCGGCGGCTTCCAGCTCGTCCCTGCTCCCGATGGACAGTTCGCCTTTTTGATCCCTAACCCCGCCTTCGGCTCCGCCACGGCCCCGGTCATTCCCCTTTACACAAACGCGGGGGTGCCTGTCGCTGTCAACGCAAGC is from Oryzias latipes chromosome 7, ASM223467v1 and encodes:
- the hes4 gene encoding transcription factor HES-4 isoform X2 produces the protein MPADSMEKQTASPIAGAPANGSHTPDKPKNASEHRKSSKPIMEKRRRARINESLGQLKTLILDALKKDSSRHSKLEKADILEMTVKHLRNLQRVQMSALSADASVLSKYRAGFNECMNEVTRFLSTSEGVNTEVRSRLLSHLSSCMSQMMSMNYPQQTPSQPAHLAQPLHVQLPSSLPIGGAAMASKLSPAEAVSPKVFGGFQLVPAPDGQFAFLIPNPAFGSATAPVIPLYTNAGVPVAVNASPVHGSSAPTATSPVHGMTSFSGGSQAVSPVGVSTGSESSEPVWRPW
- the hes4 gene encoding transcription factor HES-4 isoform X1, which codes for MPADSMEKQTASPIAGAPANGSHTPDKPKNASEHRKSSKPIMEKRRRARINESLGQLKTLILDALKKDSSRHSKLEKADILEMTVKHLRNLQRVQMSAALSADASVLSKYRAGFNECMNEVTRFLSTSEGVNTEVRSRLLSHLSSCMSQMMSMNYPQQTPSQPAHLAQPLHVQLPSSLPIGGAAMASKLSPAEAVSPKVFGGFQLVPAPDGQFAFLIPNPAFGSATAPVIPLYTNAGVPVAVNASPVHGSSAPTATSPVHGMTSFSGGSQAVSPVGVSTGSESSEPVWRPW
- the hes4 gene encoding transcription factor HES-4 (The RefSeq protein has 1 substitution compared to this genomic sequence) produces the protein MPADSMEKQTASPIAGAPANGSHTPDKPKNASEHRKSSKPIMEKRRRARINESLGQLKTLILDALKKDSSRHSKLEKADILEMTVKHLRNLQRVQMSAADASVLSKYRAGFNECMNEVTRFLSTSEGVNTEVRSRLLSHLSSCMSQMMSMNYPQQTPSQPAHLAQPLHVQLPSSLPIGGAAMASKLSPAEAVSPKVFGGFQLVPAPDGQFAFLIPNPAFGSATAPVIPLYTNAGVPVAVNASPVHGSSAPTAASPVHGMTSFSGGSQAVSPVGVSTGSESSEPVWRPW